One stretch of Astatotilapia calliptera chromosome 3, fAstCal1.2, whole genome shotgun sequence DNA includes these proteins:
- the LOC113015417 gene encoding butyrophilin subfamily 3 member A2-like gives MPFFLQTSRMSRMKDRHRLVLQHVVILIFLTQSCGGQHQMIGPTQPVVAMIGDDIILPCHLEPAVDAVDLTVDWSRKDLKPRSVYVRREGVELLTEQNPLYTGRTSLSVNKLQCGDVSMKLSTVQLSDAGTYKCLVPKFNAETVVTLAVGSVSSPVIELTNVKNKMVLECKSNGWYPEPQMLWVYSEGKPISVEPTKNVRGSDGLYAVSSKVTVEKGQSYSFTCKVQQKNISQIKETQIHVSGDLFMVQSNTAVHITINLAVCLISVGTVIFLIWKCEQKKISKFKLHGTFYPNLKLSSDLFNKHPKNKSLEDEFQNNEEDLEHVQQTIKKLKEQKTSLKNQREKLITLIQEDKAEKKEIMLETIPALALDKCKQRQKLTNKEKDLEKRMEVHDELLKMTEKLMEETENIIIQMTERKGKLEKDKEQIIKHLREKQRNEKDFEETVRETSEKQ, from the exons ATGCCCTTTTTTTTGCAGACATCTAGAATGAGTCGTATGAAGGATAGACATCGCTTGGTTTTGCAACATGTTGTGATCctcatttttttaacacaatctTGTGGTG GTCAGCATCAGATGATTGGTCCAACTCAGCCAGTAGTGGCCATGATTGGTGATGACATCATTTTGCCGTGCCACCTGGAACCTGCTGTGGATGCTGTTGACCTGACTGTGGATTGGTCCAGAAAGGACCTCAAACCTAGATCTGTCTATGTGAGGCGAGAGGGTGTGGAGCTTCTGACTGAGCAGAATCCTTTGTACACAGGAAGAACATCACTCTCTGTCAACAAACTGCAGTGTGGAGACGTTTCAATGAAACTCTCCACAGTGCAACTCTCTGATGCAGGAACATACAAATGCCTTGTACCTAAATTTAATGCAGAAACTGTGGTGACGCTTGCTGTAG GTTCAGTTTCCTCACCAGTCATAGAACTCACtaatgtcaaaaataaaatggtGTTAGAGTGTAAATCTAATGGCTGGTATCCAGAGCCTCAGATGTTGTGGGTGTACAGTGAGGGAAAACCCATTTCTGTTGAACCTACAAAGAATGTCAGAGGTTCTGATGGCCTCTATGCTGTCAGCAGTAAAGTGACTGTGGAGAAAGGACAGAGCTACAGCTTCACCTGCAAAGTTCAACAGAAGAATATCAGTCAAATCAAAGAGACACAAATCCATGTTTCAG GTGATCTCTTCATGGTCCAGTCTAATACTGCTGTTCACATTACCATCAACTTGGCTGTCTGTTTAATAAGCGTCGGGACAGTAATATTCCTAATATGGAAATgtgaacaaaagaaaatcagtaAGTTCAAACTTCATGGTACTTTTTACCCCAACCTCAAATTATCATCAGACCTTTTTAAT aagCATCCAA aaaacaaaagcctTGAAGATGAGTTTCAGAACAATGAGGAAGACTTAGAACATGTCCAACAAACCATTAAAAAACTCAAGGAGCAGAAGACATCTCTGAAGAACCAGAGAGAAAAACTCATCACACTGATTCAGGAGGACAaggcagagaagaaagaaatcatGTTGGAGACTATCCCAGCTTTGGCTTTGGATAAATGCAAACAAAGGCAAAAGcttacaaataaagaaaaggacCTGGAAAAGAGAATGGAAGTTCATGATGAACTGTTAAAGATGACAGAAAAGCTAATGGAGGAAACAGAGAACATTATAATCCAGAtgacagaaagaaagggaaagttagaaaaagacaaggaacaaattattaaacacttgagagagaaacaaagaaatgaaaaagattttgaagaaactgtcagagaaacaaGCGAGAAACAATGA